Proteins encoded by one window of Desulfovibrio ferrophilus:
- a CDS encoding SufB/SufD family protein — translation MNASDVKLSDFTFSGAEESTIEDLRSLSDDDKHQLLMAGVDVEQDKRAGSFLHLNHSGVHCKSNHKGVEILDIKKALDKYDGLPEYFWKLIDPDKDEFTRQAHDNLHGGYFVRTEKGAKIEEPVQSCLFLKGEQVGQNVHNVVIVEEDSELHIITGCAVSSETEAAAHLGISEFFVKKGGKLTFTMIHNWGENVVVRPRTRGIVEEGGVFQSNYVLMKAVGTLQSYPSIDLVGEGARARFNSVIVAPEGSHVNSGSAINLMAPNTRGEIISRTLTTGGTIVAPGRITASAVPARGHLECKGLILGGGRIHAIPELDASREGVELSHEAAVGKIAQEEIEYLQARGLDEDEATSTIVRGFLNVEMDGLPEALKQAIDEQINHLDSSDAM, via the coding sequence ATGAACGCAAGCGACGTCAAACTGTCCGATTTTACCTTCTCTGGTGCGGAAGAAAGCACCATCGAGGACCTGCGCAGCCTGTCGGACGATGACAAGCATCAACTGCTTATGGCGGGTGTGGATGTGGAGCAGGATAAACGCGCCGGTTCCTTCTTGCACCTGAACCATAGTGGTGTGCACTGCAAGTCCAATCACAAGGGCGTCGAGATTCTCGATATCAAGAAGGCCCTGGATAAGTACGATGGCCTTCCTGAGTATTTCTGGAAGCTCATTGATCCTGACAAGGATGAGTTTACCCGCCAGGCCCACGACAATCTGCACGGCGGTTATTTCGTGCGCACCGAAAAAGGTGCGAAGATCGAAGAGCCTGTGCAGTCCTGTCTGTTCCTCAAGGGTGAGCAGGTGGGCCAGAACGTCCACAACGTCGTCATTGTGGAAGAAGACAGCGAGTTGCACATCATTACCGGTTGTGCCGTGTCGAGCGAGACCGAAGCTGCGGCCCATCTGGGTATTTCCGAGTTTTTCGTGAAGAAGGGCGGCAAGCTGACCTTCACCATGATCCATAACTGGGGAGAGAATGTCGTGGTCCGTCCGCGCACCCGTGGCATTGTCGAAGAAGGCGGCGTGTTCCAGAGCAACTACGTGCTGATGAAGGCCGTGGGAACTTTGCAGTCCTATCCTTCCATTGATCTGGTTGGTGAGGGCGCCCGTGCCCGATTCAATTCCGTGATCGTTGCCCCCGAAGGCAGTCATGTGAACTCCGGTTCGGCAATCAACCTGATGGCTCCCAACACCCGTGGTGAAATCATTTCCCGTACCCTGACCACTGGTGGCACCATCGTTGCCCCGGGGCGTATCACTGCCTCCGCGGTGCCTGCGCGTGGTCATCTGGAATGCAAGGGCCTGATTCTTGGTGGTGGCCGTATCCATGCTATTCCGGAACTGGATGCCTCTCGCGAGGGCGTGGAACTTTCCCATGAGGCTGCGGTGGGCAAGATTGCTCAGGAGGAGATCGAGTATCTCCAGGCCCGTGGTCTGGATGAGGACGAGGCTACCTCGACCATCGTGCGCGGTTTCCTGAACGT